One stretch of Vulpes lagopus strain Blue_001 chromosome 12, ASM1834538v1, whole genome shotgun sequence DNA includes these proteins:
- the C12H17orf113 gene encoding transmembrane protein C17orf113 homolog: MVPPGKKPAGEASNSNKKCKRYFNEHWKEEFPWLDFDYERKLMFCLECRQALVRNKHGKAENAFTVGTDNFQRHALLRHVMSGAHRQALAVNRGQPTFEGQAEGGGAYPDLETTPTSRGVKVEVDPAKVAVLTTVYCMAKEDVPDDRCSALLELQRFNLCQALLGTEHGDYYSPRRVRDMQVAIASVLHTEACQRLKASPYVGLVLDETRDWPESHSLALFATSVSPCDGQPATTFLGSVELQEGEATAAQLLDILQAFGVSASKLAWLSSSLPSDRLGHVSPQLRAACPLLTELHCLPGRTDPEPPAYLSEYESVLDALFRLHGGPSSHTVPELRAALDLAAIDLAGPRPVPWASLLPIVEAVAEAWPCLVPTLEASAPTSPTARPLALALRQFTFVAFTYLLLDTLPTVQKLPLVLQPEEPDLALLQPLVMAAAASLQAQRSSGGARLQGFLQELASSCPDSGGGRCTYRGVELLGYSEAAVRGLERLRGAFLDSMRRGLWDSYPGPSLDAVTAFAAIFDPRGYPQAPEELGAHGEGALRVLLRTFAPAVVRQRALGDFALFKRVVRSLGRLGPRALCAKLACARSELHELFPDFAALAALALALPAGAGLLDKVGRSRELRWWGPSGAGEGRGGPAVKIAVDGPPLHEFDFALAAEFLESGWAEGLLGSQLT, translated from the exons ATGGTGCCCCCAGGGAAGAAACCAGCCGGAGAGGCCTCCAACTCCAACAAGAAGTGCAAGCGTTACTTCAATGAGCACTGGAAGGAGGAGTTTCCTTGGCTGGACTTCGACTACGAGCGGAAGCTGATGTTCTGCCTTGAGTGCCGCCAGGCCCTGGTGCGGAACAAGCATGGCAAGGCCGAGAATGCCTTCACGGTGGGCACGGACAACTTCCAGCGCCACGCCCTGCTGCGCCATGTCATGTCGGGGGCCCACCGCCAGGCTCTGGCGGTCAACCGGGGCCAGCCCACTTTTGAGGgtcaggctgagggaggaggggcctaCCCAGACCTGGagaccacccccacctccaggggcGTCAAGGTGGAGGTGGACCCCGCCAAAGTGGCCGTGCTGACCACGGTGTACTGCATGGCCAAGGAGGACGTGCCCGACGACCGCTGCTCTGCCCTGCTTGAGCTGCAGAGGTTCaacctgtgccaggcactgctgggCACAGAGCATGGTGACTACTACAGCCCCAGGCGGGTGAGGGATATGCAG GTGGCCATTGCCAGTGTCTTGCACACAGAGGCCTGCCAGCGCCTGAAGGCATCCCCGTATGTGGGGCTGGTGTTGGATGAGACCAGGGACTGGCCTGAGTCCCACAGTCTGGCCTTGTTTGCCACTTCGGTGTCCCCCTGTGATGGCCAGCCGGCTACCACCTTCCTGGGCAGTGTGGAGCTACAGGAGGGTGAGGCCACTGCTGCCCAACTCTTGGACATCCTGCAGGCCTTCGGCGTGTCTGCTTCCAAGCTGGCCTGGCTCAGCTCGAGCCTCCCCAGTGACCGCCTTGGGCATGTGAGCCCGCAACTCCGGGCTGCCTGCCCACTGCTCACCGAGCTACACTGCCTCCCTGGCCGGACAGATCCCGAGCCCCCTGCCTACCTAAGTGAATACGAAAGCGTGCTGGACGCCCTATTCCGGCTCCATGGTGGCCCCAGCTCCCACACGGTCCCGGAGCTCCGGGCAGCACTGGACCTTGCAGCTATTGACTTGGCAGGACCGCGGCCAGTGCCCTGGGCGTCCCTGCTGCCTATTGTGGAAGCAGTGGCTGAGGCTTGGCCTTGCCTGGTGCCCACACTGgaggcctctgcccccacctcccctacGGCGAGGCCACTGGCTCTCGCCCTGCGCCAGTTCACCTTCGTGGCCTTCACCTACCTGCTGCTGGACACTCTGCCCACCGTGCAGAAGCTCCCCCTTGTCCTGCAGCCAGAAGAGCCAGACTTAGCCTTGCTGCAGCCCCTGGTGATGGCAGCGGCGGCCTCCCTCCAAGCACAACGCAGCTCGGGTGGGGCGCGCCTccagggcttcctgcaggagtTGGCTTCCTCCTGCCCCGACTCTGGCGGTGGGCGCTGCACCTACCGCGGCGTGGAGCTGCTCGGCTACTCTGAGGCCGCCGTGCGGGGCTTGGAGCGGCTGCGGGGGGCCTTCCTGGACTCCATGCGGAGGGGACTGTGGGACTCCTACCCCGGGCCCTCGCTGGACGCCGTGACCGCCTTCGCGGCGATCTTCGACCCGCGCGGCTACCCGCAGGCACCCGAGGAGCTGGGCGCGCACGGCGAGGGGGCGCTGCGGGTGCTGCTGCGCACCTTCGCTCCCGCGGTGGTGCGCCAGCGGGCGCTGGGCGACTTCGCGCTCTTCAAGCGCGTGGTGCGCAGCCTGGGGCGGCTGGGCCCGCGCGCCCTGTGCGCCAAGCTAGCGTGCGCGCGCTCCGAGCTGCACGAGCTCTTCCCGGACTTCGCCGCCCTCGCCGCGCTGGCCTTGGCGCTGCCCGCGGGCGCCGGCCTCCTGGACAAGGTGGGCCGCAGCCGCGAGCTGCGCTGGTGGGGGCCGAGCGGGGCCGGGGAAGGCCGGGGCGGCCCGGCGGTGAAGATCGCCGTGGATGGGCCGCCGCTGCACGAGTTTGACTTTGCGCTGGCCGCGGAGTTCTTGGAGAGCGGGTGGGCGGAGGGGCTCCTGGGGTCGCAGCTCACGTGA